One window from the genome of Candidatus Didemnitutus sp. encodes:
- a CDS encoding DUF481 domain-containing protein — MTARENLQHLLSLLLVTFVLTLPARAASWVLANGDRLTGTLVRESADELEIQHAQLGTLKIPRSALAPTPSPATAAAIAKVPTVPDGAPAARTDKVIPKWTRQIELGYATQDGAKTKRDLTARFQIEGRDKHSNSYRATATAQRSEANNVVTADRQLADFRWRHDFSKRLFTQSLTTYSSDDLKQINYSVEQQLGGGYKILDAPKQQVNVGLGAVLQRLSRDDYDDYTALLGSAFQDYTLQWDKRFKFTQEATVFLADSPNMSARGGRSTVTGAPADGNFRIKFNAALQSRVTDSLSLNLRYEVDYDHSVPDPNYRSDSRLTSSLGYAW; from the coding sequence ATGACCGCCCGGGAAAATCTCCAACACCTCCTCTCGCTCCTCCTCGTCACTTTCGTCCTCACGCTGCCCGCCCGCGCCGCCAGCTGGGTGCTGGCCAATGGCGACCGCCTCACCGGCACGCTCGTGCGCGAATCGGCCGACGAGCTCGAAATCCAGCACGCGCAACTCGGCACGTTGAAGATTCCGCGCTCGGCTCTCGCGCCGACTCCGAGCCCCGCCACGGCGGCCGCCATTGCCAAAGTCCCCACGGTGCCGGACGGCGCGCCCGCCGCGCGCACCGACAAAGTCATCCCGAAATGGACGCGCCAGATCGAGCTCGGCTACGCCACGCAGGATGGCGCCAAGACGAAGCGCGACCTCACCGCGCGTTTCCAGATCGAGGGCCGGGACAAACACTCCAACAGCTATCGCGCCACCGCCACCGCGCAGCGCTCCGAGGCGAACAACGTCGTCACCGCCGACCGCCAGCTCGCCGATTTCCGCTGGCGCCACGACTTCAGCAAGCGCCTCTTCACCCAGTCGCTCACGACGTATTCCTCCGACGACCTCAAGCAGATCAACTACAGCGTCGAGCAACAGCTCGGCGGCGGCTACAAAATCCTCGATGCGCCCAAGCAGCAGGTGAACGTCGGCCTCGGCGCCGTCCTCCAGCGCCTCTCGCGCGACGACTACGATGACTACACCGCGCTCCTCGGCTCCGCGTTCCAGGACTACACGCTCCAATGGGACAAACGTTTCAAATTCACGCAGGAAGCCACCGTCTTCCTCGCCGACTCGCCCAACATGTCCGCGCGCGGCGGCCGCTCCACCGTGACCGGCGCGCCTGCCGACGGGAATTTCCGGATCAAATTCAACGCCGCGCTCCAATCCCGCGTCACGGACAGCCTGTCGCTCAACCTGCGCTACGAGGTCGACTACGACCACTCCGTCCCCGATCCGAACTACCGCTCCGACTCGCGCCTGACCTCCTCGCTCGGTTACGCGTGGTAG
- a CDS encoding pyrophosphate--fructose-6-phosphate 1-phosphotransferase, translated as MKKPRKVAILTAGGLAPCLSAAVGELILQYTAAAPEIEIICYRSGYKGLLLGDSIQVTDDMRAQAGILRRYGGSPIGNSRVRLTNVDDCVKRGLVKPGQDPRAVAAKQLKKDKVDILHTIGGDDTNTAAADLAAYLKKNNYKLTVVGLPKTIDNDIVPIRQSLGALTAAEQGARFFQNVVSEHGASSRMLIVHEIMGRHSGWLTAATTREYLRFVEGGRFLPGLGLHEERWSVHGVYLPEMEFDLHAESDRLRAVMDRLGNVNLFVSEGACVETVIAEMTARGESIERDPFGHVKLDKIGVGSWFGKRFATMIGAEKVLVQKSGYFARSAAANDADLVLIARCVEHAVECALRGESGLIGEDEESNGHLRPIEFNRVKGGKHFDLRTRWFQELLVTTGQKSGRRRKIA; from the coding sequence ATGAAGAAGCCACGCAAAGTCGCCATCCTCACTGCCGGTGGTCTCGCTCCCTGCCTGAGCGCCGCCGTCGGTGAACTCATTCTCCAATACACCGCCGCCGCGCCCGAGATTGAGATCATCTGCTATCGCTCCGGCTACAAGGGCCTCCTCCTCGGCGACTCCATCCAGGTCACCGACGACATGCGCGCGCAGGCCGGCATCCTCCGCCGCTACGGCGGCAGCCCCATCGGCAATTCCCGCGTCCGCCTCACCAACGTCGACGACTGCGTGAAGCGCGGCCTCGTCAAACCCGGCCAGGACCCGCGCGCCGTCGCCGCCAAGCAGCTCAAGAAGGACAAGGTCGACATCCTCCACACCATCGGCGGAGACGACACCAACACCGCCGCCGCCGACCTCGCCGCCTACCTCAAGAAGAACAACTACAAGCTCACCGTCGTCGGCCTCCCCAAGACCATCGACAACGACATCGTCCCCATCCGCCAATCCCTCGGCGCACTCACCGCGGCGGAGCAGGGCGCCCGCTTCTTCCAGAACGTCGTCAGCGAGCACGGCGCCAGCTCGCGCATGCTCATTGTCCACGAAATCATGGGCCGCCACTCCGGCTGGCTCACCGCCGCGACCACGCGCGAATACCTCCGCTTCGTCGAAGGCGGCCGCTTCCTCCCCGGCCTCGGCCTCCACGAGGAGCGTTGGAGCGTCCACGGCGTCTACCTGCCCGAGATGGAATTCGACCTCCATGCCGAGTCCGACCGCCTCCGCGCTGTCATGGACCGCCTCGGCAACGTGAACCTCTTCGTCTCCGAAGGCGCCTGCGTCGAAACCGTCATCGCCGAGATGACCGCGCGCGGCGAATCGATCGAGCGCGACCCCTTCGGCCACGTGAAACTCGACAAGATCGGCGTCGGCTCCTGGTTCGGCAAACGCTTCGCCACCATGATCGGTGCCGAGAAGGTGCTCGTGCAGAAGTCCGGCTATTTCGCCCGCTCCGCCGCCGCCAACGACGCCGATCTCGTGCTCATCGCCCGCTGTGTCGAGCACGCCGTCGAGTGCGCGCTCCGCGGCGAGTCCGGCCTCATCGGCGAGGACGAGGAATCCAACGGCCACCTCCGCCCGATCGAGTTCAACCGCGTCAAGGGCGGCAAACACTTCGACCTGCGCACGCGCTGGTTCCAGGAACTGCTCGTCACGACCGGCCAAAAGTCCGGCCGCCGCCGGAAGATCGCCTGA
- a CDS encoding TorF family putative porin, which produces MRKTLLAALALIAAAGLSAEEAKSSYSITSDVTYTTRYFFRGVKNQDSALQPSVTYTQGAFSGGIWTSQALGNKDTSWAQGKEYDFFGGYTFSLENNASVTLGGTYYYYPSARPSLSEAKKSYEGSIAFAAPVGPLSGKFTVFHDFKFDSNTLQADLGYSVPMSNGSFDVGAYFGYNDIGDGDADLPGTAGYTYKYYGLDASVSIKLSDKATAKLGGHWTDTRGDLASPDKNLWVTLGVTVVF; this is translated from the coding sequence ATGAGAAAAACCCTGCTCGCCGCGCTCGCGCTCATTGCCGCTGCCGGCCTTTCCGCCGAGGAAGCCAAGTCCTCCTACTCGATCACGTCCGACGTGACCTACACCACACGCTACTTCTTCCGTGGCGTGAAAAACCAGGACTCGGCCCTCCAGCCTTCCGTCACCTACACGCAAGGCGCCTTCTCCGGCGGCATCTGGACCAGCCAGGCGCTCGGCAACAAGGACACTTCATGGGCGCAGGGCAAGGAATACGATTTCTTCGGTGGCTACACGTTCTCCCTCGAGAACAACGCCTCCGTCACGCTCGGCGGCACCTATTATTACTATCCGTCGGCTCGTCCGAGCCTGAGCGAAGCGAAGAAATCTTACGAGGGCTCCATCGCCTTCGCCGCGCCGGTCGGCCCGCTCAGCGGCAAGTTCACGGTCTTCCATGACTTCAAGTTCGACTCCAACACGCTCCAGGCCGATCTCGGCTACAGCGTGCCGATGAGCAACGGCTCGTTCGATGTCGGCGCCTACTTCGGCTACAACGACATCGGCGACGGCGACGCCGACCTCCCGGGCACCGCCGGTTACACTTACAAATACTACGGCCTCGACGCATCGGTCAGCATCAAGCTCTCCGACAAGGCCACCGCCAAGCTCGGCGGCCACTGGACCGACACCCGGGGCGACCTCGCCTCGCCGGACAAAAACCTTTGGGTCACGCTCGGCGTCACCGTCGTGTTCTGA